ATTTTGCATTTATCATCATCACCTTGATCTTCCCTATCCTTATCCTCTCCCTATCCTATCCCTGCAATTGTATCATCCTCCAAGCCTTCTGAAattgctgctttcttcttttttttttttttctttctctctctctctttttttttttttttttttttaaattccctcCTGGAGGAGCAAAGTATCAGCAGTGTTACGAAAACAGAAGTTCTCCTCCCTGAGCAGTGCAGTTTGAAACCCCAGAGCTGTAATATCTACACCAGACATGACTTCTTTATTATACCAAATGAGACAGAAGCAGGTTTTGAGTCAGGAAACATGCAATGGAGACATAAACTCAACACTATTTTAACTGCAGATTTCACGCTTCTTTTCTGGTTCCTGTCTACTTTTAAGCTCTCTGGGATAATTTACTTCTAGTTGTTCCTTTTTAGCTCTACATTCCCTTAATCTCTCTAATCCTTGTGGTAAAACCCCCAAAGTATTTGAGCCCAAAGAGAGATTCATATACTTGATATATAAAGTTACCCTATGAAATATTTCTATCCACATATTTCTTGTCATAGCTGTACAATTTTATACTGAGTGTGGAGGAAATTGGGAAAATATAAGCAGCTGATTTTCTTCATCAGATAAAAATCCAGTTTGCAAACTACCATTTCCACAGAAAGACTGGCTATTAAAGCTTGTGACTTGCCACTGCTTCCagtaaaaaggaggaaatattttgttcataTAATAGCCATGCAAGGCAGAGAATCAAAGCATTGAACTCAGTGTATCCAAATAGCTAATCTGGATCTCAATTTGCAAGTGGATATTTGACAAATACGCTGGATCAGACTTCCTGCCTTCCTTGCTATTGTCTCTAGGGAAAATAACTAGGGTTTAAAATAAGTAGGATTCAGTTTTTACCTATCCGTATAAACTAAATGCAAGCTAGGattattttgcaataaaattcCCATGTAGATAATGCTCTTTACTCAGCTGGGTCCCTGAACAGCTTAGATTATAGCCATGTTTTTCTGATTTAGTTATTAACTGAAATGGTACAGGAGAACTCTGCATTTTAAAGCTTATGCCTTCCTATATTTTCAATCTGCTAACAGGACAGAAATGCCAAAATATGAATAATAGTGAAATAAATGCCTCAATCCTTTTTGTGTCTCCTAAAACTTGCAAATATACTTTAAacaaggaggggggggggagggcagggggctaCGACACAACAAAGTAGTTCTACAAACTTAAACTTAACATGGTAGTAGGGTACTGTATTCTAAGGTGCagtacaaaaacattttggcaTTTAGAAAGAGATGAGACATACCTGATGTAGAGGAGAGTCTGCAGGAGAAGGAGATGAAGTATGTCTGTGTACCCACTCCTTTTATACAGCTTTTCAGATTGCCTGGGGGGGGCTGAGGCAGTGTACACATGAGGTCATAATCACCAACCGGCCCAAATTTGAAGCATTTAACTTCCCAAAATGATGAAATTGTTGTTGCTCGCTGTTTGCAAAATCACCCTAAATCTCTGAATAGCATGATATGCACATTCCAGCTCCCAGGTCTCTTTCATCTAGAGCTTAATTGACCAGCTTCTTTGCTAGTATCATTCCACCCTCCTCACTGGCATTGCAAGCAGAATTAAACTGGTTCTATTTATTTAGCACTTCCTTCATTAACTTCCCGTAATGATTTTAATCTGTGCTATAACTTGCTGTCATATATGTGTTTATATTTAAGCACTTCAGAACTAGGCTAGAATCTAATCTACTCACACATTTTGCAATGAGATATTCAGTGAGGTGGAAGACACCTTCTGATCCTGTTCCCACCCACAGTCATAAAATACAAGAGTGAACCCATACCTTCAGAAAgccatttttaagtgttttcttcACAGACACACTGGGTAAGTGGCAGCAAAAGCAATGGAATATTATagcaatggatttttttcctcctctttctttcctgattAGCAGAACATCACCTGCAGAGTGCATACTCTTGCAGAGCCCTGTTTTGACTTCCCAGATCTCAAGTGACTTGTCTGAACCACTTATTCTGGCTTCCCTGATATTTGCTGGTGAGGAACAAGAGTTGTTGCAAGACAATTCATCCTGATGCTTACCTTACCAGTATTTGTATCATCCTCAAAACATAGCAATTTTGCTTTCATTGACACACAAAACAAGCTTAAATGAAACACCCAGCATTTAAATAGGGAAGGTTCAATTAGATATATCCCACCCATATTCTGAAATTCTCCCTAATAAACAGTGCCTCATTCAACCTCAGATTTCCTTGTTTGCTTACAGATCAGTTGTTTGTTAAATTACAAACACCACAACATTTCTAACAGAAATTATCTTTAAATTATGAGATTTTTCTTACATACTTTGAGACAGCCCTGGAGGATCACAAGAACAATCATACTCACAAAggattttaaattgcttttttgtgtgtggtttttaaGCACTTCATAAAGCCTCTCTAATGGTTTATGCATGAATTGGTGCGTCATTATTGTAACATAAGTATGTGGTTGTATTCAAGAAGCCCAgcatttgaaatacatttttttgaaaTTGTACTGGTCAAGTGGACTCTTCCTGTTACCAGCTCATAACTTCAAACTCTAGGATTTCAGCTGATTTCTTATTACAAAGTAggtttgcatttatttgtttttatttgtgtacAGACTCCTTCAATGCTGATGTTGCGTGAATTCACAGACCCTTTGCTGTCTGCATCACAAAGAtctgcagcacctgcctctgTCCTCGTGTTTTGAAAGCTTTTCCTAGGACTTTCCAAGTCAAGTTCAGTGAACTGTTTACCCCATTTACCTTTGTTTTGATGAATGGATTTACCTCTCAGatatgaagaaacagaagaactgGATATTTGGCAGATAAGGCATGAGTCTGGgtgattttaaaaagtactttacaatatttcttttgatttttcccctgaaaaaaCGCAAGGTGGTCATGTTCAAATGTAAGTTCCAACCTCATGCAAAGATTATTGATTTCACAAGAAAGACACCACGTTTTGTCTCAATTATACTTTATCTAGCATGGGTAAGGAAGGATGGAAAGAAAACCTGCGTATGAAAGCAGACGTCAATTGTGGTTGACATTTGAGCCACCATCATTATGTCAACTATATAAACAAGAGGTAAGTAAGTGAAGCCAACATAATTCCTCCTGTCATTCTAATGGAGTTAGTGGAATGTTACCAGGAATATGAATCTTGCCAATTAAGTGTtaagatgaaagaaatatttgttttgtaatttgCATTTCAAGCAGCATGAGAATTTGAATCAACtaataaacataaatattgAGCAAAACTGTTTCATCATTTTGAGGTGAACCATGTGTGATAAATGTGGGCTGGTGTTAATGGGAGCCTCAGGTCCTTCAGGCAGTTTGAGAAGTGTATAAAAGTCCCTCCTCAAAGCTGCCTTGTGATttgcttctcttgccttcttcTTGGAGAAAAGATATTCTTTAGATATCAAACTATTGGGTTTTATGTAAATTTGAGTTACTCCTCTTTTGTCATTTACAAGGCAGCAATGTTATATGCTGTCTTTTAGGGCTGAactggtatttttttaaatctattgtCAGGAGCTATCAGCTCTCCACTAGCCCAGATCTTGGCTTATAATCTTCTAAGCAGAAGCCAAAACCTCAAAACCCTACAAATTGCTCTGCACTCCTACACTCCTAGTCACACTCAGGTCGAACGGAGAACATGTCCTCCTAGTTTCTTGGCCTTCCAGATGCCATATCAACTTAGTTTGTATGGAAGAAAGCCAGACATTAAAAGGACATAAGGAAAGCTCCCTTACTCAGTGCAAAAAGGGCCTTCTGGGTGTTAGGAGCCCAGTGAGCCATTAGGCAGTTCATTCAGTGATGGACAGCATCAGGATCTTTGCACTAAATTTCAGACAACATGGAACTGACTTGTATCAGAGAAAAGGCTTAGGATAAGAGCAGTCATCTGTCTGGTGAAGCATGTAGCCTTCTATATTCTTGTGTTTCCTCTAAGCAATAATTAattcttacttattttttttttcttagaaggCTCATACAAATCTGAGGAACCACATTGATCTGACCAAGTAGATctgggctgggggtgggatGGATCTGTAACCAAGTCAGTGTTCCTGTGGATACAGGCTGCTGGGCCTTTCCCATAACCATGAGCTCAAAGCTTTTTGTTGCAGGGGGTTTGGGCTATGCTGCAGTTAGACGTTGTCATGTTGTCAGCTGACCAGTCTGTTTCTGGACCCAGTGCCAGGAGCTGCAATGAGCTGACTGCCCTGACCTGAGGGTAGTGATTCAGCCACCACTCGCTCTCATCACCTTGCCAGACCGCATGCTTAGTTCCTTCCTCCAGGACAGCATAGCAGGATCTTTGTCAGCACCCATCCTTAAGGGCTCCTTTTGTTAATGGGAACTTTGGTTATGATGGTCTTTACCACAGATTTTCTCAGATTTTCAGGACTAGGCAAGTTGTACATTCTTAATGGCTGTTGTTTTGGTGCTGGATACCATTATGGAAGCTGTGAGTCTTGCTAATGCTGGAAAGCTAGTCAATTTATCAGTGATGACtagaaaataagaacaaatataAGGCAGATTCATACCTGGCTTTTTGGCTACTGGGTGCAGAGGAAGTGCAGTATATACTGTCTCTGTAAATGGAGAGTGGAGCTGGAGATGCTTAGCAGCTCTTGCATTGCTTTCTTTATATTCTCTCTTCAGTTTCCAGTCAGATGTTCACTGAACACTCCTACGGTATGGTTAGCCATGCTTCTTATTCTAGTAAAATACGTAGCCTGAGATCTTTTGGCAGCTGaaccacagaaagaaaaacatcttgTGTGATAACCATCTGCTTGATCAGGAGACTGTTACATGCCTTACTGATAACAAGAAAAGATAGACGATGTGTGgtacagaagacagaaaatgtgtGGTACAGTAATTTTACTTGGTTTGAGGATAccaatataatatttatataaattaaatgtatacttcatatatatattacttaaaCGGATCTAAAGAACTCTTAAACCAAGGAACTCAAACAGATATACTTAGAAATTATGCAAATAGTCCTTGTTGTGGTTTTGAATTGtcacatgcacacaaaattaCTGCCAAAAATTACTGGAGAGAGAAAATTTAACAGTATGGACCCAGGCTGATCTGTGCTAGAGAGACACAGAATCTGAAATTCATTTGGTATTAACCACCAAGCTTCAATTAAGAGCTGTCATGGTGAAATTGTACAACATTGGATTACAAGTCTGTAGTGCAATAACTAAGGGCTCAGTCTTCAGAGTGTGAACATGTAGTTCAAAGTATTATCTCACAGACTAATGAGTGGGGAATCTAATAAGGTAACATGCAAAGAAAGCCAATTTTCATCTATGGCAAGTACTTTGTGACCATGTTGTTGTAGTTCAGTGATGAAACAGGTCTAGCAAGGGTGCCCTGTGAAGACTTTCACCATGTGAGCAGGGTTTGCACAATATTATTGCAGCTCCAACTACAACAGGCAGTTTTACTCAAAAAAGTTGGCAAACTCAGAATGGATGAAAACAGTAAACCACAagacacttttctttttaaatgatgcAATGGAATTTtaatgagaatgaaaagaaCAAACACGTATCACAATATCAAGAATGTATATCCAAGAGGTCAGagtcaaatgcattttgaaagaCACCAAGTTACATGTCTCACTGCATTCAGACACCAGTATGATAACATAGAAGATAACAGGGAACTGAACCCATGAATATATCAGAGAAGAATTCAAACGAAAAAAGGAGAGGTTGGAGCCTGCAGAAGGTGAAACACTGAGCAGGATTTGCAAGTGCTTGCACAAAGCTGGCACTCCTTCACTCACTGGTGaatctgcattttgtttttcacaggtACTTTATTCAGTGGATTTTCTTGTGTTTAGCAGGGCCCACAGCTTCCACGGCGGTATCTGTTGTACCGGTAGGTGTAAGGGCTGCAATAGCCAGAACCAAAGGATCTACCATAGCCAGACAGGCCCCTGTAGCCCAGGGAGGAGCCTCCATAGCCAGACAGGCCCCCGTAGCCCAGGGAAGAGCCCCCAGAGCCATACAGACCCCCGTAGCCCAGGGAAGAACCCCCAGAGCCATACAGACCCCCATAGCCCAGGGAAGAGCCCCCAGAGCCATACAGACCCCCATAGCCCAGGGAAGAGCCTCCAAAGCCTAGGgagcccccaaagcccccaaagACGGGTGCTCCGGAGGATCCCACAACTGAAtcctgggggaaggagctgaggatggggccagGGAAGGTGACGACGACAGGGGGCGGCTGGATCACAGTCGTGGAGTCAGGGCACTGCCGGACACAGGGCTCATTGCAGCTGTCAGCgatgggctgggggcagctgatGCCACTGTTGTAGGTGGGGCACAGATCGTAGCAAGACATCTTGTAGGGATGGAGGTCTGCAAAACACACTGATGAGTAAATTAAAAGTACAAATTCTGTTGgaaaaagagtttaaaatttGGACATGTGGACTAGAATAGTGGCTTTATCTTTCAGATCTTGGCCCCCTTCTCTTCAGTATAATTTATGCAAAAACTCTCCTTCTTGTAAAAATCAGCATTGTCCAGATTGCACACTGAAAAGTCACTTCTTTTATAGTCTCATTCCTAATTTCTTATGCCTGTCCTCCTATAAGAAGTAGCTCTTTGTTCTCCCTAACTCTTGATCACTTACAATAATATTATCTAGCACCTACTCTGCAAATTACTTTCACTATATTTTGCAGTCACTCTTACATTGTCCACGTCTAAAAGGCTGTTTTATGCTTGTTTTATAATAGCAGAAACAAAGCAGGGTAACCTGAATAGCAGTGAAGCTCATGTGGTAAATTAATGGGTAGCTGGAATAACAACTCTGGGATATTGATTTGTAACTTGTTCCAAATGCAATAGCTAAAATTGTTCTACCAGTATGCTGAGCCTCCTATAAACACAGATTAAAGAAGGCATTCCCTGCCCTGAAGTGCTTGCAAAGTAGTTTGAGAGTCACAGGGTAGGTAAAAAGATTATTTCCCAGATGTGAAACTGGTACACTCAGCTACAGCTATGTCACTACTGCAGATAAGTGTGTTGGGGTCTGAGCACTTCAGAATGAATATGACCATAGGATTCCACCTAGTCTCCAATAAAAAACGTGGGAAGATTGTGACtcagtgaacattttttttaattttttttttcattagaactATAATGAACCATAGAACCATAGAAAATATTAGGTTAGAAGATATTCCtgaaggtcatctagtccaactcctTGCTCAAAGTAAGGACAATGTGAAGGGTAAGTTAAGATTTCCTAGTTTCATCTCTATATTCTTCAGACAATATTTCTGTATCCCTTCTGGGTAAGCCTGTCCCctcaaaatatacatatatttaaatagacACATATAAAAAATGTACATgtaaattcctttaaaaattctTAGTGACAAGAACAACTTTCTGCTGAAGTTTTGGACGCTGTTTTGCTAGCTCAAGTTTGTATTAACAAGAAATGACCAATTTTGAAAATCCTAACTTTACCACTTTAAACCTGAATATATTGATGTCcaacactaaataaaaaaaaaaaaattcacagaGAAATAATCAAACATTATTAAGAATCTTAGTACATTTATGGATGATTCCATAAatattgaattaaaataatctgGAAAAAGATACTTGGATTTTAGGAAAGAGATCACATAGAATGATACTTACCCTCTTCACGGGGGAGAATAAAGCAAGCAAAGCGGAATGAAGAGCCCTGGACTAGGAGAGTTTTTATACAGTTCCCTAGATGATGGGGATCACCTAAGGTACAATTTGTGCATATGCATAATTGGGGCAAACCCAAAACTAATGTGACACATAGGTCCTCAAAGTTTTGCTGACTGTTGGTTTGAACTCTCATGAAATATGATAAGTGCATTTCATCACAATAGTCTCTTTcatcattttcatcaaaagattatatataatattaattcCTGCTATCATTCCATTCACATCCTTGGTGTTACAACAGGAATAACGCTAATGCTTTCCGTAGCTTCTCCATTATTAATGGCAAAACATGACTGCTTACTGTGCAGCTCATCAGCACTGTGATCACCCAATGTGCACATGTTTTTCCATTAGAAAACTAGGTTATCTGGAAATAAAATGGAGGTAATTGGAGCAACTTTGGAGGTCATCATTTTTTATCATTTGCACTTTCAGCTTCTCAACATGAGCCCAATATGACACCCAAAAGAAAGCATCCTAGGGGTATGCCACATTAGAGACATAGGAATCCTTTGCATGGATTAAGGCTGATCGTTGACAGAACTGGAACAACCTGAGAAAAATGTGTAACTGAAAATGACAAATCtacactgattttatggcttaTGAAATCATGTATTCTTTCTATAAATTTGTATTTCACTTTATACTTCTTTATTGAAGAAAACAGTCATGAACTGTTTATCGCAAGGACAATAATGACCTTGAATTATGCATTTTAATGTGATGTAATTTCATAATTGCTAGGCACCTAGATCCAGGTACATGTCATTAATTTAATTGTAAGAAAGCATTCTTAAATTATTAGTGGATAGTTTGCAGCATTTGAAAAGACTTGTTCCCTGGAATCTTAGAAATATTGTCCAGAAAAAGTTCTAACCACTTCAAAGGCTGAGAAACCCACCTCATAATTTATGGTAATCTATGGCATAGAATCTGCAGTATTAAAATAGCACATCTGtaaacaagggaaaaaacagcCTTTCTGTTGCACGTTATGTTCCAGGCTCATAATTGTTCTCTATTCTCtattgttctctctctctcagccttGTTCTAGAGTTGTGGCTCACAGTGTATCACAGATCATGGATTCCTGAGAATCAGTCAATAATTCAAAACACTTCTGtcacatttcatttatttcatttatttcacctGTGGATCCATTTGTACTGAAAAAATGTATGTTTCCTTGGGCCTATTAAACATTCTCAGAAACCATCTTGGTTATAACCATATTAAACCAACAatacctggaaaaaaatctctttggcATTGCCAATCCCCTTGCAGATTTAGTTAAATTCAGAAACTCATTCCATATTTTTCCCTCCTATCTGCTTTGTGAAATTGTGCAAACTTCTCCCCACACATTTTTGACACAGAATCCAGCTGTCTGAGTGACTGATGGAAAGAGAAACACATTTAGCTGGTATTTGTATGAAAAGAGCTCCCAGCACTCCAAAACTCAGGATTTGTCAGTTTTTCTGCTCAAATTTCAATTTCTACACAAGCCCTATCCAGAACACTAGACTGAAGCAAACTTTGCAGGTGCCTGGAATTgttgctgctcttcagagttgAATTGTCCCCTTTTCAGCCAAATACTACTGCCCCCCACAGGTGCCGAGGTCCCCACCTGTGGGTGGAGAAGCTAAGCATGCGGAAACCACCTCCAGCCTTCCTACACATTGAATTGACAGTCTTTAACTTCTGTTCTGGCAGGCTGTAATGTGAATTAGATGTACTTAAACAAAAATCCTGTCCATGACAGCAGTTTGTTGTTCTGATAAATCCATGAGACACTCTCCAGGCATTAAGTTAATACAAGAGGAGCCAGCTTAATAATTTCTGTTGTAATTTCAAAGAAGTGACTGGAATAATGCCAGATATTAATTTTCCACAACAAGTCAGAAGATGAAAGAATTCTCTGTCATCTAATGTAATGT
This Anas platyrhynchos isolate ZD024472 breed Pekin duck chromosome 26, IASCAAS_PekinDuck_T2T, whole genome shotgun sequence DNA region includes the following protein-coding sequences:
- the LOC119713859 gene encoding scale keratin-like, which translates into the protein MSCYDLCPTYNSGISCPQPIADSCNEPCVRQCPDSTTVIQPPPVVVTFPGPILSSFPQDSVVGSSGAPVFGGFGGSLGFGGSSLGYGGLYGSGGSSLGYGGLYGSGGSSLGYGGLYGSGGSSLGYGGLSGYGGSSLGYRGLSGYGRSFGSGYCSPYTYRYNRYRRGSCGPC